From a region of the Solanum stenotomum isolate F172 chromosome 2, ASM1918654v1, whole genome shotgun sequence genome:
- the LOC125856215 gene encoding putative UPF0481 protein At3g02645 — MNSEKSSNNNDTKWNKVMLNAIELSEAGVRFAKVNHTTTSLFDIKFENGLMTIPYIDVVDSTETLLRNFIAYEQQSTDLQYLYFSDYAIFIDHHIDSDKDVSLLRRKKIIANWIGEDKEVASLFNKIGNGVTTYSNFYYRKVFLEAAKHCDEKPWNRMMANLKHNYFSSPWVGASTMTTVILLILTVIQTILAIISAFKGKK; from the coding sequence ATGAATTCCGAGAAATCGTCAAACAACAATGACACCAAGTGGAATAAGGTCATGCTAAATGCAATAGAGCTTTCCGAAGCTGGAGTTAGATTTGCAAAGGTCAATCATACGACGACAAGTTTATTTGATATAAAGTTTGAGAATGGATTGATGACAATACCTTATATTGATGTGGTAGATAGTACTGAAACCCTCCTAAGAAATTTCATTGCTTATGAGCAACAATCAACTgatttacaatatttatatttcagTGATTATGCAATTTTTATTGATCATCATATCGACTCAGATAAAGATGTGAGTTTGCTTCGCCGTAAAAAAATCATAGCAAACTGGATAGGAGAGGACAAAGAAGTGGCTAGCCTCTTCAACAAAATCGGAAATGGGGTCACTACATATTCCAACTTCTATTACAGAAAAGTATTCTTAGAAGCAGCTAAACATTGTGATGAAAAACCATGGAATAGAATGATGGCAAATTTGAAGCACAATTATTTTAGTAGTCCTTGGGTAGGAGCTTCAACTATGACAACCGTCATACTTCTCATACTCACAGTTATACAGACTATTCTAGCTATCATAAGCGCCTTTAAAGGTAAGAAGTAA